One stretch of Musicola paradisiaca NCPPB 2511 DNA includes these proteins:
- the pdxR gene encoding MocR-like pyridoxine biosynthesis transcription factor PdxR → MRSLLTDLLLAGMEQQQAGTLNKRLYDAIRLAILTGDIAPGRRLPSSRDLAQQLSLSRNTVIAAFEQLLAEGYIETRTGSGSYVTEQLPDTLPPDLRDDTQPSVRPSVQEISHRGQHLLGYAGASSRQWGAFMPGIPDIASFPHDLWRRLQSRISRRLKPEQLSYSPIGGCPELQQALVDYLRVARSVTCAPEQILITEGTHQAMDLLAKMLCNPGDVAWIEDPCYWGMRNVLTINGLRVAPIEVDEQGMVPPEDISPQRVPRLICVTPSHQYPLGAVMSLARRQRLLALAQEHGGWVIEDDYDSEFRFSGSPIPALQGLQTEPPVIYIGTFSKTLYPGLRVSYMVLPPHLARELKTAHAELYRGGHLLTQLTLSQFIREGHYAAHIRRMRLLYARRRALLSDLIVQHLGEAYLGHNSNAGLHLILRLPHHLDDVVLSARIMQRGVLVKPLSSYYLLPAGQRGLLLGYAGVDELDMAQAFDVIVDCIKTLRTQSHDPIVVR, encoded by the coding sequence TTGCGTTCGTTACTGACAGACCTGCTGCTTGCCGGCATGGAACAACAGCAAGCAGGCACGTTGAACAAACGGTTGTATGACGCTATCCGGCTGGCGATTCTGACGGGCGATATTGCGCCGGGACGGCGTCTGCCTTCATCGCGCGACCTGGCGCAACAGCTCTCGCTGTCGCGTAATACGGTGATCGCCGCCTTTGAACAACTGCTGGCGGAGGGCTATATCGAGACCCGTACCGGCAGCGGCAGCTACGTCACGGAACAGTTACCGGACACCCTGCCGCCCGATCTTCGGGACGATACCCAACCCAGCGTCCGCCCGTCCGTGCAGGAAATTTCCCACCGCGGCCAGCACCTGTTGGGCTATGCCGGCGCATCATCCCGCCAGTGGGGCGCGTTCATGCCTGGCATTCCCGATATCGCCAGCTTTCCCCACGACCTCTGGCGCCGCTTGCAAAGCCGGATATCCCGGCGGCTCAAACCGGAACAGCTCTCCTACTCGCCGATCGGCGGTTGTCCGGAACTGCAACAGGCGCTGGTGGACTATCTGCGGGTGGCCCGTTCGGTGACGTGTGCGCCGGAACAGATCCTGATTACCGAAGGCACCCACCAGGCGATGGATCTGCTGGCCAAGATGCTATGCAACCCCGGCGATGTGGCCTGGATCGAAGACCCCTGCTACTGGGGCATGCGCAACGTCTTGACCATCAACGGATTACGAGTAGCGCCCATTGAGGTGGACGAACAGGGCATGGTGCCGCCGGAAGACATTTCGCCGCAGCGGGTGCCGCGGCTGATTTGCGTCACGCCGTCGCATCAATACCCGCTGGGCGCGGTGATGAGTTTGGCGCGACGCCAGCGCTTGCTGGCGCTGGCGCAAGAACACGGCGGCTGGGTGATCGAAGACGATTACGACAGCGAGTTTCGCTTCTCCGGCAGCCCGATCCCGGCGTTACAGGGTCTGCAAACGGAACCGCCGGTGATTTACATCGGCACCTTCAGCAAAACCCTCTACCCCGGCCTGCGCGTCAGTTACATGGTGCTGCCGCCCCACCTGGCGCGAGAGCTGAAAACCGCCCATGCCGAACTGTACCGCGGCGGTCATCTGCTGACGCAACTGACGTTGAGCCAGTTCATCCGCGAAGGGCACTATGCCGCCCATATCCGCCGTATGCGGCTGCTGTACGCCCGCCGCCGGGCGCTGCTGAGCGACCTGATCGTTCAGCACCTGGGAGAGGCCTATCTGGGGCATAACAGCAATGCCGGGCTGCACCTGATCCTGCGTCTGCCGCACCATCTTGACGATGTGGTGTTGAGCGCCCGGATTATGCAGCGCGGGGTTTTGGTCAAACCGCTATCCAGCTACTACCTGCTGCCCGCCGGGCAGCGTGGGTTACTGTTAGGCTACGCCGGCGTTGATGAGTTGGATATGGCGCAAGCCTTTGATGTTATTGTTGATTGTATAAAAACACTTCGCACGCAGAGTCACGACCCTATCGTCGTGCGCTGA
- a CDS encoding 4-aminobutyrate--2-oxoglutarate transaminase produces the protein MKNSELNQRRLAATPRGVGVMCDFFAAKAENATLWDEEGREYIDFAAGIAVLNTGHRHPKLLAAVREQLEKFTHTAYQVVPYGSYIELAERINALAPIDGPAKTTFFTTGAEAVENAVKIARAHTKRPGVIAFGAAFHGRTLLTLTLTGKVAPYSTGFGPFPGSIFHALYPNALHGVSVEQALDSIDRLFHTDIAADQVAAILLEPVQGEGGFNVAPPEFISGLRKLCDKHGMLLIADEVQTGFARTGKLFAMEYYEDKADLITMAKSLGGGFPISGVVGRADVMDAPNPGGLGGTYAGNPLAVASALAVLDVIAEEKLCQRAQQLGATLVEALENAKATCPAIVDIRARGSMVAVEFNDPQTGKPSADITKKYQKAALEQGLLLLTCGTHGNVIRFLYPLTIPDAQFSNALSILSGVLAK, from the coding sequence ATGAAGAATAGCGAATTGAATCAACGCCGTTTGGCCGCCACGCCCCGTGGTGTGGGAGTGATGTGTGATTTCTTTGCTGCCAAAGCGGAGAATGCCACGCTGTGGGATGAGGAAGGGCGTGAATATATTGATTTTGCTGCCGGTATCGCGGTACTGAACACCGGGCACCGCCACCCGAAACTGCTGGCCGCGGTACGCGAACAGTTGGAAAAATTTACCCATACCGCTTATCAGGTGGTGCCTTACGGCAGCTATATCGAACTGGCGGAACGTATTAACGCGCTGGCGCCGATCGACGGCCCGGCGAAGACCACCTTCTTCACCACGGGTGCCGAAGCGGTTGAGAATGCAGTAAAAATCGCCCGCGCGCATACCAAACGCCCCGGCGTGATCGCCTTTGGCGCCGCCTTTCACGGCCGCACCCTGTTGACGCTGACGCTGACCGGTAAAGTGGCTCCTTATTCCACCGGTTTTGGTCCGTTCCCCGGATCCATTTTCCATGCGCTGTATCCGAATGCGCTGCACGGTGTGAGCGTCGAACAGGCGCTGGACAGCATTGACCGTCTGTTCCACACCGACATCGCCGCCGATCAGGTCGCCGCGATTCTGCTGGAGCCAGTGCAGGGGGAAGGCGGGTTTAACGTGGCGCCGCCGGAGTTTATCAGCGGCCTGCGTAAACTGTGCGACAAACACGGCATGTTGCTGATCGCCGATGAAGTACAGACCGGGTTTGCCCGTACCGGCAAGCTGTTCGCGATGGAATATTACGAAGACAAAGCGGATCTGATCACCATGGCGAAAAGCCTGGGCGGCGGTTTCCCGATTTCCGGTGTCGTCGGCCGCGCCGACGTGATGGACGCACCGAACCCCGGCGGCCTGGGCGGCACCTATGCCGGCAACCCGCTGGCGGTGGCGTCGGCGCTGGCGGTGCTGGATGTGATCGCCGAGGAAAAACTGTGCCAGCGGGCGCAGCAACTGGGCGCTACACTGGTGGAAGCGCTGGAAAACGCGAAAGCGACCTGTCCGGCGATTGTCGACATCCGTGCCCGCGGTTCCATGGTGGCGGTCGAATTCAATGACCCGCAGACCGGCAAGCCCAGCGCGGACATCACCAAAAAATATCAGAAAGCCGCGCTGGAACAGGGGCTGCTGCTGCTGACCTGCGGAACACACGGCAACGTGATCCGTTTCCTGTATCCGCTGACCATTCCTGACGCCCAGTTCAGCAACGCGCTGTCCATCCTGTCCGGCGTTCTGGCGAAGTAA
- a CDS encoding NAD-dependent succinate-semialdehyde dehydrogenase, giving the protein MQLKQKALFRQQCLINGEWLESESGEHLSVNNPATDAVLGTIPLITAAQTQLAIAAAEQALAAWRQRTGKERAALLQAWARLIRDNQDDLAAILTAEQGKPLAEASGEIAYATSFIDWFAEEAKRVEGSVLQSPQAHQRLLVIKQGIGVCAAITPWNFPAAMITRKAAPALAAGCTMIVKPAEQTPFTALALAELAQQAGIPAGVLQVVTGDAPSVGKVLCDSPVVRKLSFTGSTEVGRILMAQSAPTVKKLSLELGGNAPFIVFDDADLTQAIKGIMASKFRNSGQTCVCANRIYVQRGIYPALVERLVAEVEKLKVGDGTEPGVTQGPLIDGDAIGKVQQHIDDALSKGATLLTGGKLHALGGTFFTPTVIGDVTREMRFAREETFGPVAPLFPFDDEAEVVAMANDTEFGLAAYVYTRDAARQWRVPEALEYGMVGINTGLISNEVAPFGGVKQSGLGREGSRFGIEEYLEMKYLCVDLSPSA; this is encoded by the coding sequence ATGCAACTGAAACAGAAAGCATTATTCCGCCAGCAGTGCCTGATTAACGGTGAATGGCTGGAGAGCGAAAGCGGGGAACACCTGAGCGTGAATAACCCCGCTACCGACGCGGTGCTGGGCACGATTCCGCTGATTACCGCGGCTCAGACGCAGCTGGCGATTGCGGCGGCGGAACAGGCGCTGGCCGCATGGCGTCAGCGCACCGGCAAGGAACGCGCGGCGCTGCTACAGGCTTGGGCGCGGTTGATCCGCGACAATCAGGATGACCTGGCGGCCATCCTGACCGCCGAGCAAGGTAAACCGCTGGCGGAAGCCAGTGGCGAGATCGCCTATGCCACCTCGTTCATTGACTGGTTTGCCGAAGAGGCTAAACGGGTGGAAGGCAGTGTGCTGCAGTCACCGCAGGCCCACCAGCGTTTGTTGGTGATCAAGCAGGGCATCGGCGTGTGCGCAGCGATTACACCGTGGAACTTCCCGGCGGCGATGATCACCCGCAAAGCCGCGCCGGCGCTGGCGGCGGGCTGCACCATGATCGTCAAACCGGCGGAGCAAACGCCGTTTACCGCGCTGGCATTGGCGGAGCTGGCTCAGCAGGCCGGTATCCCGGCCGGCGTACTGCAGGTCGTCACCGGCGATGCGCCGTCGGTGGGCAAAGTGCTGTGCGACAGCCCGGTCGTCCGCAAACTGAGCTTTACCGGATCAACGGAAGTCGGCCGCATCCTGATGGCGCAGAGCGCGCCGACGGTGAAAAAACTGTCGCTGGAGTTGGGGGGCAACGCGCCGTTTATCGTGTTCGACGATGCCGATCTGACGCAGGCGATCAAGGGCATCATGGCCTCGAAATTCCGCAACAGCGGGCAGACTTGCGTGTGCGCCAACCGCATCTACGTGCAGCGCGGCATCTATCCGGCGTTGGTCGAGCGGCTGGTGGCGGAAGTCGAAAAACTCAAGGTGGGCGACGGTACTGAACCCGGCGTTACCCAAGGGCCGCTGATTGACGGCGATGCCATCGGCAAGGTTCAGCAGCACATCGACGATGCGCTGAGCAAAGGCGCCACGTTGTTGACCGGCGGCAAACTGCATGCGCTAGGCGGCACGTTCTTCACCCCGACGGTGATTGGCGATGTGACCCGCGAAATGCGTTTTGCCCGCGAAGAAACTTTCGGCCCGGTTGCGCCGTTGTTTCCGTTCGACGACGAAGCCGAGGTGGTGGCGATGGCCAACGATACCGAATTCGGTCTGGCCGCGTATGTTTACACCCGCGATGCCGCCCGTCAGTGGCGGGTGCCGGAAGCACTGGAGTACGGCATGGTGGGCATTAACACCGGCCTCATCTCTAACGAAGTCGCCCCGTTCGGCGGGGTGAAACAATCCGGACTTGGACGCGAAGGATCGCGTTTCGGTATCGAGGAATACCTGGAGATGAAATATCTCTGCGTTGACCTCTCGCCCTCCGCCTGA
- a CDS encoding ABC transporter substrate-binding protein, which produces MLKKFALSALLVAMASQSWAENLTVISFGGTNKDAQDKAFYKPFQATGKGTIEAGEYNGEMARIRAMVETGQIGWDVVEVEGPELMRGCNEGLFEPLDWKKLGNESEFVNGAVSECGAGIFVWSTVLTYNANKLQKAPTSWADFWDVKDFPGKRALRKSAKFTLEIALLADGVKREDVYKVLATKEGVDRAFKKLDQIKPNIQWWESGAQPLQWLVSGDVVMTSAYNGRVAVAQKEKPGINIVWSGALYDLDSWAIVKGSKHKALAEQFIAFANKPENQKIFAENIAYGPTNNNTTALLAPAVSVNLPTAPDNLSQSVQVDTEFWIDHGEELEQRFNAWAAQH; this is translated from the coding sequence ATGTTGAAGAAATTTGCCTTATCCGCATTGCTCGTCGCCATGGCGTCACAGAGCTGGGCTGAAAACCTGACCGTGATTTCGTTTGGCGGCACCAACAAGGACGCGCAGGATAAAGCGTTTTATAAACCGTTCCAGGCCACCGGCAAAGGGACGATCGAGGCCGGCGAATACAACGGCGAAATGGCTCGGATCCGCGCCATGGTGGAAACCGGTCAGATCGGCTGGGATGTGGTGGAAGTGGAAGGCCCGGAGTTGATGCGCGGCTGCAACGAAGGGCTGTTCGAACCGCTGGACTGGAAAAAACTGGGTAATGAATCCGAATTCGTTAACGGGGCGGTATCCGAGTGCGGCGCCGGGATTTTCGTGTGGTCTACCGTGCTGACCTACAATGCCAACAAACTGCAGAAAGCGCCGACCAGTTGGGCTGACTTCTGGGATGTGAAAGATTTCCCCGGTAAGCGCGCGCTGCGCAAAAGCGCCAAATTCACACTGGAGATAGCGCTGCTGGCGGACGGTGTGAAACGTGAAGACGTGTACAAAGTCCTGGCGACGAAAGAGGGCGTTGATCGCGCATTCAAGAAACTCGACCAGATCAAACCCAATATCCAGTGGTGGGAATCCGGCGCGCAGCCGTTGCAGTGGCTGGTGTCCGGCGACGTGGTCATGACGTCCGCCTATAACGGCCGCGTGGCGGTGGCGCAGAAAGAGAAGCCGGGCATCAATATTGTCTGGAGCGGCGCGCTCTATGACCTCGATAGCTGGGCGATCGTTAAAGGTTCCAAACACAAAGCGCTGGCTGAGCAGTTCATCGCCTTCGCCAACAAACCGGAAAACCAGAAGATCTTCGCGGAAAACATCGCTTACGGCCCGACCAACAACAACACTACCGCGCTGTTAGCGCCGGCTGTCAGCGTCAACTTGCCGACCGCACCGGATAACCTGTCCCAGTCGGTACAGGTGGATACCGAGTTCTGGATCGATCATGGCGAAGAGCTGGAGCAGCGCTTCAACGCCTGGGCTGCCCAGCACTAA
- a CDS encoding ABC transporter permease → MSQNDMLAVDTSPGNPPPRTTLKQQLRQAQARYQKRSLLLIAPLFLFILVSFLFPILSILGKSVSNPDLRVNMPLTIEAMRQWPGKDVPDESVFKALVTDLRTARNTGQVAAITKRLGYEDGQYRTLITRTLRKLPSDDSPDLRGQLIAEQPLWGELATWKTLDRASRPFTSYYLLAVFDHKVDPQRGEVVMQPADQALYIDVLLRTLVMAGMVTLLCVALGYPLSYWLAKQPNNRANMLMILVLLPFWTSLIVRTASWIVLLQSGGLINRSLINLGIIDQPLELVFNRLGVYISMTHILLPFFVLPLYAVMKGISPNYVRAAISLGAHPFVAFWRVYVPQTYAGVTAGALLVFMMAIGYYITPALLGGPGDQMISYFVAFFTNTTMNWGMAAALGTQLLVIVVLLYVVYIRVTRTGAEAAAR, encoded by the coding sequence ATGTCCCAGAACGATATGTTGGCGGTGGACACCTCCCCCGGCAATCCACCGCCCCGCACCACCCTGAAGCAGCAGCTGCGTCAGGCGCAGGCCCGTTATCAGAAGCGTTCGTTGTTGCTGATAGCGCCGCTGTTCCTGTTTATTTTGGTCAGTTTTCTGTTTCCGATCCTGTCGATTCTGGGCAAAAGCGTTTCCAACCCCGATTTGCGCGTGAACATGCCGTTGACTATTGAGGCGATGCGGCAATGGCCCGGCAAAGACGTACCTGATGAATCGGTATTCAAAGCACTGGTGACGGATCTACGTACCGCGCGGAATACCGGGCAGGTTGCCGCCATCACCAAACGGCTGGGGTATGAAGACGGGCAGTACCGCACGCTGATTACCCGGACGTTGCGTAAACTGCCTTCGGATGACAGCCCGGATCTCCGCGGGCAGTTGATCGCTGAACAGCCGCTGTGGGGGGAATTAGCCACCTGGAAGACCCTCGATCGCGCGTCGCGGCCGTTCACCAGCTATTACCTGCTGGCGGTATTCGACCATAAGGTGGATCCGCAACGCGGTGAAGTGGTGATGCAACCTGCCGATCAAGCGCTGTATATCGATGTGCTGCTGCGCACCTTGGTGATGGCGGGCATGGTGACGCTGCTGTGTGTTGCGTTGGGGTATCCGCTTTCCTATTGGTTGGCGAAGCAGCCCAATAATCGCGCCAATATGCTGATGATTCTGGTGTTGCTACCGTTCTGGACGTCGTTGATCGTGCGAACCGCCAGTTGGATCGTGCTGCTGCAATCTGGCGGCCTGATCAACCGCTCGCTGATCAATCTGGGCATTATCGACCAGCCGTTGGAACTGGTGTTCAACCGGTTGGGGGTCTACATCTCCATGACCCATATTTTGCTGCCGTTTTTTGTGCTGCCGCTGTATGCGGTGATGAAGGGTATTTCGCCTAACTATGTGCGGGCGGCGATTTCGCTGGGGGCGCATCCGTTTGTGGCCTTCTGGCGGGTGTATGTACCGCAAACTTACGCGGGCGTGACTGCCGGTGCGCTGCTGGTGTTCATGATGGCGATCGGCTACTACATTACGCCGGCATTGTTAGGTGGGCCGGGCGATCAGATGATCAGTTACTTTGTGGCGTTCTTCACTAACACCACCATGAACTGGGGGATGGCGGCGGCGCTGGGGACGCAACTGCTGGTGATCGTGGTGTTGCTGTACGTGGTCTATATCCGTGTTACCCGTACCGGGGCCGAAGCGGCCGCGCGTTAA
- a CDS encoding ABC transporter permease codes for MRQQGSQLLRLWNAFFNFYGAAMLLFLVVPVLVIVPLSFNAGSFLSYPLAGFSLRWYREFFHSSEWLSALGNSLLIAPLATLLATGLGVLASVGLVRGEFRGKSLVMAVLISPMIAPVVIVAVGMFFFFAKLSLLNSYFGLVLAHAVLGVPFVVITVTAVLKNYDQNLNRAAASLGAPPLLTFRKVTLPLIAPGVFSGALFAFATSFDEVIVTLFLASPRQRTLPLQMFAGIRENLDPTIAAAASMMVAAALALLIVMEVLRRRAEKLRGGH; via the coding sequence ATGAGACAACAGGGTTCGCAGCTTCTCCGGTTGTGGAATGCGTTTTTTAACTTTTACGGCGCGGCGATGCTGCTGTTTCTGGTGGTGCCGGTGTTGGTGATCGTGCCGTTGTCTTTCAATGCCGGCTCGTTCCTCAGCTACCCGCTGGCGGGGTTTTCCCTGCGCTGGTATCGCGAGTTTTTCCACTCCAGCGAATGGTTGAGCGCGCTGGGCAATAGCCTGCTGATCGCGCCGTTGGCGACGTTGCTGGCGACGGGGTTGGGCGTGCTGGCCTCGGTGGGGCTGGTGCGCGGCGAATTTCGCGGTAAATCGCTGGTGATGGCGGTGCTGATCTCGCCGATGATTGCGCCGGTGGTGATCGTCGCGGTGGGGATGTTCTTTTTCTTTGCCAAACTGTCGCTGCTGAACAGCTATTTCGGTTTGGTGCTGGCGCATGCGGTGCTCGGGGTGCCGTTCGTGGTGATCACCGTGACCGCCGTCTTGAAGAATTACGATCAGAACTTGAACCGGGCCGCCGCCAGCCTTGGCGCGCCGCCGTTGCTGACGTTTCGTAAAGTGACGCTGCCGCTGATCGCGCCCGGTGTGTTTTCCGGCGCGCTGTTCGCGTTCGCTACGTCGTTTGATGAAGTGATCGTCACGCTGTTTCTGGCCAGCCCGCGCCAGCGCACGTTGCCGCTGCAAATGTTCGCCGGGATTCGCGAGAACCTGGATCCGACCATCGCCGCCGCCGCATCTATGATGGTGGCCGCCGCGCTGGCACTGTTGATTGTGATGGAAGTCTTGCGCCGTCGCGCGGAGAAATTGCGCGGCGGTCATTGA
- a CDS encoding EAL domain-containing protein has translation MNSIQKRIPKLSGMLLLGFIGAVVLLSIAQLTMSLLSRASTETQANRIIKLSTDMAREIQTVATNVTNNHINNCQPDSINKLRTIIWDTSYINDIGIVQDNAIICSGAWGILPTPINIPNTTIDYKDGLKKITDFNFPLMENHKVNISLKNNVAIIPTQIPMNMLDGVLDQSDIKVTTLDETQVLHHNSFNAPTPILPFQTINYVRCDSEKNLCIRITHYGAGISNLSATVIIFIAALGFIFGLMIALLAYFISGWRNTISNRLKRAIKNKALYVEYQPIVELKSRAIVGAEALVRWRDDIYGQVSPDLFIQLAEKLGITHEITKLVIDKSLDECQSILTHSQDFFISFNLSSGDLCSKTFFTQIQENMKTYRIHAHQIAFEITEHINLDAELLSSQIKKLMSMGHSISLDDFGTGSSNLSSLVDLQFDTVKIDKMFLHHLNNDKLWMDIIYSIIRMVESHHKRIVFEGIEEQYQSDFILKNTQNVYGQGWLFYKAMRNEQLITVIAENSPPRHHDIPFIGDHI, from the coding sequence ATGAATTCTATTCAAAAACGCATTCCTAAACTCTCTGGTATGTTGCTGCTGGGTTTCATCGGGGCGGTGGTGTTGCTTTCCATCGCCCAGCTGACGATGTCTCTATTATCGCGAGCGAGTACAGAAACACAGGCAAACCGAATAATAAAATTGTCCACCGACATGGCAAGGGAAATACAAACCGTAGCCACTAACGTAACGAATAATCATATTAATAATTGCCAGCCGGATAGCATTAATAAGTTAAGAACCATCATCTGGGATACGAGTTATATTAACGATATCGGCATCGTCCAGGATAATGCTATTATTTGCTCCGGCGCCTGGGGAATATTGCCCACCCCGATAAATATTCCCAACACGACCATTGATTACAAAGATGGGCTAAAAAAAATCACAGATTTTAATTTCCCTCTTATGGAAAATCACAAAGTTAATATATCACTCAAAAATAATGTCGCGATCATTCCCACTCAGATACCCATGAATATGTTGGATGGTGTGTTAGATCAGAGTGATATTAAGGTTACTACGCTCGATGAAACGCAAGTGTTACACCATAATTCATTCAACGCCCCCACCCCTATTCTGCCATTTCAAACGATTAATTATGTTCGTTGCGACAGCGAGAAAAACCTCTGCATACGCATCACGCATTATGGCGCCGGGATATCAAATCTCTCCGCCACGGTCATTATATTTATCGCTGCTCTCGGTTTTATTTTCGGCCTGATGATTGCTTTGCTAGCCTATTTTATTTCCGGATGGCGTAATACGATTTCCAACCGACTAAAACGCGCAATCAAAAACAAAGCGCTGTATGTCGAATACCAACCGATTGTGGAGCTAAAAAGCCGCGCTATTGTAGGCGCCGAGGCATTGGTGCGCTGGCGAGATGACATTTATGGGCAAGTATCACCGGATCTCTTCATTCAACTTGCCGAGAAATTGGGGATCACCCATGAGATCACCAAACTTGTTATTGATAAATCGCTTGACGAGTGCCAAAGCATTCTCACCCACAGCCAGGATTTTTTTATCAGTTTCAACCTGAGTAGCGGCGACCTCTGCTCGAAAACTTTTTTCACCCAAATTCAGGAAAACATGAAAACGTACCGTATCCATGCGCATCAGATCGCTTTTGAAATTACGGAACACATCAATCTGGATGCTGAGCTATTATCCTCGCAGATAAAAAAATTGATGAGTATGGGCCACAGCATCAGCCTGGATGATTTTGGCACCGGCTCCAGCAATCTGTCATCCCTGGTCGACTTACAGTTTGATACGGTTAAAATCGATAAAATGTTCCTGCATCATTTAAACAATGACAAATTATGGATGGATATCATCTATTCCATTATCCGAATGGTTGAGAGCCATCATAAACGCATTGTTTTCGAGGGTATTGAAGAACAGTACCAGTCCGATTTTATCCTGAAGAATACTCAAAATGTCTACGGCCAAGGTTGGTTATTCTATAAAGCCATGCGCAACGAACAACTGATCACCGTCATCGCCGAGAATAGTCCCCCCCGTCACCACGACATACCGTTCATCGGCGATCACATCTAA
- a CDS encoding DeoR/GlpR family DNA-binding transcription regulator — MLDYASFPEQRQSLIRELLQKEGRVVCAMLSQTLQVSEHTIRRDLQELAREGVCKRVYGGAVSISPSSGNFTHRVNDSSAGKTQLGKTAAALIRSGGCIFIDSGSTNLEVAKALAPDIALTVVTGSPAIALALINHPNVEVIMLGGRLDTLSGGSLGATAQQQLAAIYFDQCVLGACALDAEAGVTVFNFQDAELKQAAVRQSNEVIIAITSEKIPAVARYRVADCSDITTLVVEQDLSLDKLAGFVGKALNIQFTARQ; from the coding sequence ATGCTCGATTATGCCTCTTTCCCGGAACAACGGCAATCCCTAATCCGGGAGCTACTGCAGAAGGAAGGTCGGGTCGTCTGTGCCATGCTGTCGCAAACGCTACAGGTGTCCGAACACACCATCCGGCGCGATCTGCAAGAGCTGGCGCGGGAAGGCGTGTGCAAGCGCGTGTACGGCGGCGCGGTCAGCATTTCGCCGTCCTCGGGCAATTTCACCCACCGGGTTAACGACAGCAGCGCCGGCAAAACCCAGTTGGGAAAGACCGCCGCCGCGCTCATCCGCAGCGGCGGCTGTATCTTTATCGATTCCGGCTCTACCAACCTGGAGGTGGCCAAAGCGCTGGCGCCGGATATCGCGCTGACGGTAGTGACCGGTTCGCCAGCCATTGCGCTGGCGTTGATCAATCATCCCAACGTCGAAGTGATTATGTTGGGAGGCCGCCTCGATACATTGAGCGGTGGTTCACTGGGGGCCACCGCGCAGCAACAGCTTGCAGCAATCTATTTCGATCAATGTGTGCTGGGCGCCTGCGCATTGGATGCCGAAGCGGGCGTCACGGTGTTTAACTTTCAGGATGCAGAGCTCAAGCAGGCGGCAGTGCGCCAGAGCAATGAAGTGATCATTGCCATCACCTCGGAAAAAATTCCCGCTGTCGCCCGCTATCGCGTTGCCGACTGCAGCGATATCACCACGCTGGTGGTAGAACAGGATCTGTCGCTGGATAAACTGGCGGGATTCGTCGGCAAAGCCCTTAATATCCAGTTCACTGCCAGGCAATGA
- the hisN gene encoding histidinol-phosphatase, whose amino-acid sequence MRQPLPEIAFFHELADAASRETLPRFRSRQNLHIGSKPKEGFRFDPVTDADREAERVIRALIAARYPEHAMLGEEFGATGSGDLQWILDPVDGTRPFLCGLPVWGTLIGLLDSGRAVMGMMSQPFTGERFWADGEKAWYGGPQGEIRQLETRQHVSLDQAIVHTTSPEPISRYPHVHFHELTERTLMTRYGGECYAMAMLAAGQIDICLEYALQPYDIAAFIPIVEQAGGRVTTLAGAPAEAGGTVLACGCPPLHDEVLRVLNGGYAVG is encoded by the coding sequence ATGCGACAGCCACTGCCAGAAATCGCTTTTTTCCATGAATTGGCCGATGCCGCCAGCCGGGAAACGTTGCCGCGCTTCCGGTCACGGCAGAATTTGCATATCGGCAGTAAACCTAAAGAGGGGTTTCGTTTTGATCCGGTGACGGATGCGGATCGGGAAGCGGAACGGGTGATTCGCGCGTTGATTGCTGCGCGTTACCCTGAACACGCCATGCTGGGGGAGGAGTTCGGCGCCACCGGCAGCGGCGATCTTCAATGGATACTGGATCCGGTGGACGGTACCCGCCCATTCCTGTGCGGTCTGCCGGTATGGGGCACGTTGATCGGCTTGTTGGATAGCGGCCGGGCAGTGATGGGCATGATGAGCCAGCCGTTTACCGGCGAGCGTTTCTGGGCTGACGGCGAGAAGGCATGGTATGGCGGGCCGCAGGGGGAAATACGTCAACTGGAGACTCGTCAGCATGTGTCGCTCGATCAGGCCATCGTGCATACCACCTCACCGGAGCCGATCAGCCGTTATCCGCATGTGCATTTCCACGAGTTGACCGAACGCACGTTGATGACGCGCTACGGTGGTGAGTGCTACGCCATGGCGATGCTGGCTGCCGGGCAGATCGACATTTGTCTGGAATATGCCTTGCAGCCTTATGATATTGCGGCGTTTATCCCCATTGTCGAGCAGGCGGGCGGCAGAGTGACCACGTTAGCGGGGGCACCGGCTGAGGCCGGCGGGACAGTGCTGGCCTGCGGTTGTCCACCGCTGCACGATGAGGTGCTCCGGGTGCTCAACGGTGGATACGCCGTCGGGTGA